A DNA window from Leptolyngbya sp. KIOST-1 contains the following coding sequences:
- the nifJ gene encoding pyruvate:ferredoxin (flavodoxin) oxidoreductase, producing MTVSALPQTTTATLDGNEAVARVAYALSEVVALYPITPASPMGEWADTWAASGQPNLWGTVPAIVTMQSEGGVAGTVHGALQTGAIATTFTASQGLLLMLPNLYRMAGELTPCVIHVAARSLAAQALSIFGDHSDVMAARGTGVGLLCSASVQEAQDLAAIATAATLASRIPFLHFFDGFRTSHEIQKIALLPEAVLRSLIDDDLIAQHRQRALSPDHPVLRGTAQNPDVFFQARETVNPYYQHCPDIIAQVMDRFARLTGRLYRPFEYSGSPRAERVVVLMGSGCETAQATVAALNAQGENVGLIQVRLYRPFDAQRLVAALPKTVQAIAVLDRTKEPGSVGEPLYLDVLTALLEQRFATIDNGFPAVVGGRYGLGSKEFTPAMVKAVFDHLRLDELHSDEPAPQHHFTLGIQDDVSHTSLPYHPSFSIESAQTVRAVFYGLGADGTVGANKNTIKIIGEATPNYAQGYFVYDSKKSGSVTTSHLRFGPDPIRAPYLIDRANLVACHQWVLLDQLDILGPAIAGATFLVNSPYAPEETWQQFPERIQAQILQKRLKVYAINAYQVARAAGMGNRINTVMQTCFFALAEILPQAEGIAAIQQSIRKTYAQKGAAIVAMNLKAVDQTLQHLYEIPLPAVSQSATIPPLKPAVSDRAPAFVQTVLGPMIQRQGDALPVSALPCDGTYPTGTAQWEKRNLAQAIPVWDPQVCVQCGKCVMVCPHAAIRSKVYGPEQLAEAPAGFKHTAAREWPGQRYTIQVAAEDCTGCGICVDVCPAKTKSAPHRKAINMTPVYQAISPTAPPEVETALGSDPTPFEQTIDLRQQEKPNWNFFLQLPNPDRTSLNLHKISQQQMQEPLFEFSGACAGCGETPYLKLLTQLFGDRLLVANATGCSSIYGGNLPTTPWNHNAEGRGPAWSNSLFEDNAEFGLGCRVAIDQQADAAADLLRSIAVADNFRLSALPTLAQPILQAPQTDEAEIGEQRERVAQLKTLLTEAAQDPLAAPLKAQVQRLLSLADTLVKKSVWMVGGDGWAYDIGYGGLDHVLASDRNVNILVLDTEVYSNTGGQQSKATPRAAVAKFAAAGKTTAKKDLGLMAMAYGSAYVASVALGARDEHTLKAFLEAEAYEGPALIIAYAHCIAHGIDMATAMHHQKAIVEAGRWLLYRYDPRRRAAGLNPLRLDSRPPTVPMEPSMYAENRFKLLTHSDPAAAKTLLQQAQQDVQTRWRLYKALAEMDEGGDGEVRR from the coding sequence CCGTCTCAGCTTTGCCCCAGACCACCACCGCCACCCTCGATGGCAACGAAGCCGTTGCCCGAGTGGCCTACGCCCTCAGCGAAGTGGTTGCCCTGTACCCCATTACCCCGGCCTCGCCCATGGGGGAATGGGCCGATACCTGGGCCGCCAGTGGCCAACCCAACCTGTGGGGCACGGTGCCCGCCATTGTGACCATGCAGAGCGAAGGTGGCGTGGCTGGAACCGTCCACGGGGCGCTGCAAACTGGGGCGATCGCCACCACGTTTACGGCGTCCCAGGGGCTGCTGTTGATGCTGCCCAACCTGTACAGGATGGCCGGTGAACTCACCCCCTGCGTAATCCACGTGGCGGCGCGATCGCTGGCGGCCCAGGCCCTGTCGATTTTTGGCGACCACAGCGATGTGATGGCGGCCCGGGGCACGGGGGTTGGGCTGCTGTGCTCGGCCTCGGTGCAGGAGGCACAGGATCTAGCCGCGATCGCCACCGCCGCTACCCTGGCCAGCCGCATCCCCTTCTTGCACTTTTTCGATGGCTTTCGCACCTCCCACGAGATCCAAAAAATTGCGCTGTTGCCTGAGGCTGTGCTGCGATCGCTGATCGATGACGACCTGATTGCCCAGCATCGCCAGCGGGCCCTGAGCCCCGACCACCCGGTCCTTCGCGGTACGGCCCAAAATCCCGACGTGTTTTTCCAGGCGCGGGAAACTGTGAATCCCTATTACCAGCACTGCCCCGACATCATTGCCCAGGTGATGGATCGCTTTGCCCGGCTGACGGGCCGCCTCTATCGCCCCTTTGAATATTCCGGCAGCCCCAGGGCCGAGCGGGTGGTGGTGCTGATGGGGTCTGGCTGTGAAACGGCCCAGGCCACGGTGGCGGCCCTGAACGCCCAGGGGGAAAACGTCGGTCTGATCCAGGTGCGGCTCTATCGTCCCTTTGACGCTCAGCGCTTGGTTGCGGCCCTGCCAAAGACAGTGCAGGCGATCGCCGTCCTCGATCGCACCAAGGAGCCCGGCAGTGTCGGCGAACCGCTCTACCTGGATGTGCTCACCGCCCTGCTGGAGCAGCGGTTTGCCACCATCGACAACGGCTTTCCGGCGGTGGTGGGCGGGCGCTATGGCCTGGGGTCCAAGGAGTTTACCCCGGCCATGGTCAAAGCGGTTTTCGACCATCTGCGGCTCGATGAATTGCATTCCGACGAACCTGCTCCCCAGCACCACTTCACCCTCGGCATCCAGGACGATGTCAGCCACACCAGCCTGCCCTACCACCCCAGCTTCTCGATTGAGTCGGCGCAGACCGTGCGGGCCGTCTTCTACGGGCTGGGGGCAGACGGCACCGTGGGGGCCAACAAAAACACGATCAAAATCATCGGTGAGGCCACCCCAAACTACGCCCAGGGCTACTTCGTGTACGACTCCAAAAAGTCGGGTTCAGTCACCACCTCGCACTTGCGGTTTGGCCCCGATCCCATCCGGGCCCCCTACCTGATCGACCGGGCCAACCTGGTGGCCTGTCACCAGTGGGTGCTGCTCGATCAGCTCGATATTTTAGGGCCTGCGATCGCGGGGGCCACCTTCCTGGTCAACTCGCCCTACGCTCCGGAGGAAACCTGGCAGCAGTTCCCCGAACGGATTCAGGCTCAGATTCTGCAAAAGCGGCTGAAGGTCTACGCCATTAACGCCTACCAGGTAGCCAGAGCGGCGGGCATGGGCAACCGCATCAATACGGTGATGCAGACCTGCTTCTTTGCCCTGGCGGAGATTTTGCCCCAGGCGGAGGGCATCGCGGCCATCCAGCAGTCGATTCGCAAAACCTATGCCCAGAAGGGAGCGGCGATCGTCGCCATGAACCTGAAAGCAGTAGATCAGACTCTGCAACACCTGTATGAGATTCCGCTACCCGCTGTCTCTCAGTCTGCGACCATTCCACCCCTCAAACCCGCCGTCTCCGATCGCGCCCCCGCCTTTGTGCAAACGGTGCTCGGCCCCATGATCCAGCGCCAGGGCGACGCGCTCCCGGTCAGCGCCCTGCCCTGCGACGGCACCTACCCCACCGGCACCGCCCAGTGGGAAAAACGCAACCTTGCCCAGGCCATTCCCGTGTGGGACCCGCAGGTGTGCGTGCAGTGCGGCAAATGCGTCATGGTCTGCCCCCACGCTGCCATTCGCAGCAAGGTGTATGGGCCAGAGCAGTTGGCCGAGGCTCCCGCAGGCTTCAAGCACACCGCCGCCCGGGAGTGGCCCGGCCAGCGGTATACGATTCAGGTGGCCGCCGAAGACTGCACCGGCTGCGGCATCTGTGTGGATGTGTGCCCCGCCAAAACCAAATCTGCGCCCCACCGCAAGGCGATCAACATGACGCCGGTCTATCAAGCCATCTCACCGACTGCACCGCCTGAAGTAGAAACAGCTCTCGGCTCCGATCCCACACCCTTTGAACAAACCATCGACCTGCGGCAGCAGGAGAAACCCAACTGGAACTTTTTCCTACAGCTGCCTAACCCAGATCGAACCTCGCTCAACCTGCACAAAATCAGCCAGCAGCAGATGCAGGAGCCACTGTTTGAGTTTTCGGGAGCCTGTGCGGGCTGTGGCGAAACCCCCTATCTAAAATTGCTGACGCAGTTGTTTGGCGATCGCCTGCTGGTGGCCAATGCCACCGGCTGCTCCTCGATCTACGGCGGCAACCTGCCCACTACCCCCTGGAACCATAATGCTGAGGGACGCGGTCCGGCCTGGTCAAACTCGCTGTTTGAAGACAACGCTGAATTTGGTCTGGGCTGCCGGGTTGCCATCGACCAGCAGGCCGACGCTGCCGCCGATCTGTTGCGATCTATTGCTGTTGCCGACAACTTTAGGCTGTCGGCCCTACCGACCCTGGCCCAGCCCATTCTCCAGGCCCCGCAGACCGACGAAGCCGAGATTGGGGAGCAGCGAGAGCGAGTCGCCCAGCTCAAAACCCTGCTCACCGAGGCCGCGCAGGATCCCCTTGCGGCCCCCCTCAAGGCCCAGGTTCAGCGGCTGCTCTCCCTGGCTGACACCCTGGTGAAAAAAAGCGTGTGGATGGTGGGCGGCGACGGCTGGGCCTACGACATTGGCTACGGCGGGCTAGACCATGTGCTGGCCAGCGATCGCAACGTCAACATCCTGGTTTTGGATACCGAAGTCTACTCCAACACAGGCGGCCAACAGTCTAAAGCCACCCCCAGAGCCGCCGTTGCCAAGTTTGCCGCCGCTGGCAAAACCACCGCGAAAAAAGATCTGGGGCTGATGGCCATGGCCTACGGCTCTGCCTACGTGGCCAGCGTCGCCCTGGGTGCTCGCGACGAGCACACCCTCAAGGCCTTTCTCGAAGCTGAAGCCTACGAGGGCCCGGCCCTGATCATTGCCTACGCCCACTGCATTGCCCACGGCATCGATATGGCCACGGCCATGCACCACCAAAAGGCGATCGTCGAAGCGGGGCGCTGGCTGCTCTACCGCTACGATCCCCGCCGCCGCGCCGCCGGGCTCAACCCCCTCCGCCTCGACAGCCGCCCGCCCACCGTGCCGATGGAGCCGTCGATGTATGCCGAAAATCGATTCAAACTCCTGACCCACAGCGATCCAGCGGCGGCAAAAACCCTACTTCAGCAGGCCCAGCAGGATGTGCAGACGCGGTGGCGGCTGTATAAGGCGCTAGCGGAGATGGATGAGGGGGGGGATGGTGAGGTGAGACGGTGA